From Thermomicrobiales bacterium, one genomic window encodes:
- a CDS encoding aminotransferase class V-fold PLP-dependent enzyme, which produces MAFDTSRARAETPGADEVVHFNNAGSSLMPQVVLDAQIEHLQLEARIGGYEAAAVAADRVGHVYDAAADLIGARPDEIAIIENATRAWDMAFYSIPFQPGDRILTARAEYGSNFIALLQVAERTGATVEAVPNDEHGQLSVSALRDMIDDRVRLIAMTHVPTNGGLVNPAAEVGAIARDAGILYLLDACQSVGQLPVDVGRIGCDMLSATGRKYLRGPRGTGFLYVRRDVIPTLEPPFLDNHAAVWMSPDTYTVREDARRFENWETNYAAKIGLGAALDYASAWGVDVTWARIQVLADRLRSGLDALAGVTVRDLGVERCGIVSFTVDGVGGQDIKERLAAQSINVTVSRPPSTRLDMEDRGLAEVVRASVHYFNTEAEVDRFVQAIDGLR; this is translated from the coding sequence GTGGCGTTCGATACTTCCAGGGCGCGTGCAGAAACGCCGGGTGCAGACGAGGTCGTGCATTTCAATAACGCAGGTTCGTCGCTGATGCCGCAGGTGGTGCTGGACGCGCAAATCGAGCATCTGCAGCTTGAGGCACGCATCGGCGGGTATGAGGCCGCTGCAGTCGCCGCGGATCGTGTTGGCCACGTCTACGACGCGGCTGCTGACCTGATTGGTGCAAGGCCGGATGAGATTGCCATCATCGAGAATGCCACTCGGGCGTGGGACATGGCCTTCTACAGCATTCCGTTTCAGCCCGGCGATCGCATCCTGACCGCTCGCGCTGAATACGGTAGCAACTTCATAGCGCTACTGCAGGTCGCAGAGCGCACCGGCGCGACCGTCGAAGCCGTGCCGAACGACGAACACGGTCAGCTCTCAGTCTCGGCGCTGCGCGACATGATCGATGACCGCGTTCGGCTGATCGCCATGACGCACGTGCCGACAAATGGCGGGCTGGTGAATCCCGCCGCGGAGGTTGGAGCAATCGCGCGCGACGCGGGGATTCTCTACCTGCTGGATGCCTGCCAGTCCGTCGGGCAATTGCCGGTCGATGTCGGCCGCATCGGCTGCGACATGCTCTCTGCGACCGGCCGGAAGTATCTGCGCGGACCGCGCGGCACCGGCTTCCTGTACGTCCGCCGTGACGTGATTCCCACGCTGGAGCCGCCATTCCTCGACAACCACGCTGCCGTCTGGATGTCCCCGGACACATATACGGTGCGTGAAGACGCCCGACGATTCGAAAATTGGGAGACGAACTACGCGGCCAAGATCGGCCTCGGCGCGGCGCTGGACTACGCAAGTGCTTGGGGAGTTGACGTAACCTGGGCGCGAATTCAAGTGCTTGCCGACCGATTGCGATCGGGGCTGGACGCTCTTGCCGGCGTCACGGTACGCGACCTCGGTGTCGAGCGCTGCGGAATCGTCTCGTTCACGGTTGATGGAGTGGGCGGGCAGGACATCAAGGAGCGCCTTGCGGCGCAATCGATCAATGTCACCGTGTCACGACCACCATCGACGCGCCTCGACATGGAAGACCGCGGGCTGGCAGAGGTGGTTCGTGCTTCCGTGCACTACTTCAACACTGAGGCGGAAGTGGATCGGTTTGTACAAGCAATCGACGGTTTGCGCTGA
- a CDS encoding dipeptidase, with protein MSARKFPLIFDGHNDTVLSMAGGRSIFERSDEGHIDLPRAEEGGLGGGFFAVFLTDPQPEVEPDADPEALANAAMTRYLDAANRPPMMELGYAQEHAMAHLARLYRAERESDGKIRIARTAAELQRNLDEGVFTMVLHFEGAEPLDTNGDALEVFYQAGVRSLGLTWSRQNRFSEGVPFRFPSSPDIGDGLTDAGKQLVRDCNRLGVMIDLSHLNEKGFWDVAKISDAPLVATHSNAHVVCESPRNLTDKQLDAVRDSGGVVGLNFNVGFLRPDGGRDASMPLSIMVDHVDHLVEKLGIDGVAMGSDFDGAQMPTELRDAAGLPKLMQALQDRGYDDDALQKIAHGNWVRVLRETWGE; from the coding sequence GTGAGCGCAAGGAAGTTCCCACTGATTTTTGACGGTCATAACGACACCGTCCTGAGCATGGCTGGTGGTCGTTCCATCTTCGAGCGATCGGATGAGGGACACATTGACCTGCCACGCGCTGAAGAAGGCGGTCTCGGCGGCGGATTCTTTGCCGTCTTTCTCACTGATCCACAGCCCGAAGTTGAACCGGATGCCGACCCGGAAGCGCTGGCCAATGCGGCAATGACTCGCTACCTCGACGCGGCGAATCGACCGCCAATGATGGAGCTGGGCTATGCGCAGGAGCATGCGATGGCGCACCTCGCACGCCTGTACCGTGCCGAGCGCGAGTCTGACGGCAAGATCCGCATCGCTCGCACCGCAGCCGAGCTCCAGCGCAACCTGGACGAAGGCGTCTTCACGATGGTGCTGCACTTCGAGGGCGCCGAACCGCTGGACACGAACGGTGATGCGCTGGAGGTCTTCTATCAGGCAGGTGTGCGCTCACTCGGCTTGACCTGGAGTCGCCAGAATCGCTTCTCCGAGGGCGTGCCGTTCCGCTTCCCCAGCAGCCCCGACATCGGCGATGGCCTCACCGACGCTGGCAAGCAGCTCGTCCGCGACTGCAATCGACTCGGTGTGATGATCGACCTGTCGCATCTGAACGAAAAGGGCTTCTGGGACGTGGCCAAGATCAGCGATGCTCCGCTGGTCGCGACCCACTCAAACGCCCACGTTGTTTGCGAGAGCCCGCGCAACCTGACCGACAAGCAGCTTGACGCCGTGCGAGATTCAGGCGGCGTCGTCGGCCTGAATTTCAACGTCGGCTTCCTGCGCCCCGATGGCGGGAGAGACGCCAGCATGCCGCTCTCGATCATGGTCGACCACGTCGATCATCTCGTCGAAAAGCTCGGCATTGATGGAGTCGCGATGGGATCCGACTTTGACGGTGCGCAGATGCCAACCGAGCTGCGCGATGCCGCCGGTCTGCCAAAGCTCATGCAGGCACTACAGGATCGCGGCT